One region of Oryza sativa Japonica Group chromosome 5, ASM3414082v1 genomic DNA includes:
- the LOC4337547 gene encoding vacuolar sorting protein 3 isoform X2, with protein sequence MGSNTPPSRAALEPFATLDPAALAGLPASSPLTVRSAAISSPYLYLGTGGGKLLLFTLDSPSPDFLRLLPIGPTRPVSAILPLPAVARLLLLADGLLLLADPLLSRPVRRLGSVRNVAAVAARASESDDDRPSCSLAVSVGKKLLLVDLTLHDADELEVRTRDIALVDGVKALAWVGDSVFVGTASGYSLFSTTNAQGGDIFTLPESSRPPRVKPLSGGDEVMLLVDNVGVVVDRSGHPVGSSFVFNTTPDCIAEVYPYVVVAGDSKVDVYRRKNGAHLQAIPFARPGTGGLIVASEDAGIGSDVVVIATAYKVFCYRKVSAVEQIKALLRRKSYAEAISLLQEFEADGEISNDMISFVHAQLGFLLFFDLRFEDAVNHFLLSETMQPAEIFPFIMRDPNRWSDLVPRKRYWGLHAPPKPLEEVIDDGLVTLQQALFLKKAGVDTVVDDDFLSNPPSRADLLEVAIRNIIRYLCASREKDLSSSEMEGVDTLLMYLYRALNLVDDMEKLASSQNSCVVEELESLLDDSGHLRTLAFLYGSKGMCSKSLGIWRILARNYSTGLWKDHAILPETDSLETSVGKMSGEEIAAVEASKILQASSDQDLVLEHLGWVADIDQELATAILTSEMREKQLSPEKVVAAIDPEKVGIHQRYLQWLIEEQECDEPHYHTSYALSLSRSAMDAVRLGSNNEERNNKEFDSDMQFIYLLRERLQFFLQSSDLYDPEEVLYVISESELWLEKAILYRKMGQENIVLQILALKLEDSEAAEQYCAEIGRDDAYIQLLDLYLDPKNGKGPMFTAAVRLLHNHGESLDPIQVLERLSADMPLQLASDTILRMLRARVHHHRQGQVVHNLSRATNLDARLTRLEERSRHVQLTDESICDSCRARLGTKLFVMYPDDSVVCYRCYRNQGDSASPHGRNFRKVLCVMKGEHI encoded by the exons ATGGGATCCAACACTCCACcctcccgcgccgccctcgaGCCCTTCGCCACCCTCgaccccgccgccctcgccggcctCCCAGCCTCCTCCCCGCTCaccgtccgctccgccgccatctcctccccATACCTCTACctcggcaccggcggcggcaagctcCTCCTCTTCACCCTCGATTCCCCCTCCCCCGacttcctccgcctcctccccatcGGCCCCACCCGCCCCGTCTCCGccatcctccccctccccgccgtcgcccgcctcctcctcctcgccgacggcctcctcctcctcgcggaccccctcctctcccgccccgTCCGCCGCCTCGGCTCCGTCCGCAacgttgccgccgtcgccgcccgcgcctccgaATCCGACGATGATCGCCCCTCCTGCTCCCTCGCGGTCTCCGTCGGGAAGAAGCTGCTCCTCGTTGACCTCACCCTACACGACGCCGACGAGTTGGAGGTGCGGACGCGTGACATCGCCCTCGTCGATGGCGTCAAGGCGCTCGCTTGGGTCGGGGACTCCGTCTTCGTCGGCACTGCCTCGGGCTACTCGCTCTTCTCCACCACGAACGCCCAAGGTGGCGATATATTCACGCTCCCTGAGTCCTCCAGGCCACCCAGGGTGAAGCCCCTGTCCGGGGGCGACGAGGTCATGCTGCTCGTCGACAATGTCGGGGTCGTCGTGGACCGATCGGGGCATCCCGTTGGAAGCAGCTTCGTCTTTAACACCACGCCGGATTGTATAGCGGAGGTGTACCCCTATGTTGTTGTTGCCGGGGACTCCAAGGTAGATGTCTACAGAAGAAAGAACGGCGCACATTTGCAGGCTATTCCTTTTGCAAGGCCTGGTACAGGTGGACTAATTGTAGCGAGCGAGGATGCCGGAATTGGCAGCGACGTAGTTGTGATTGCTACGGCTTATAAG GTATTTTGCTACCGTAAAGTATCAGCGGTGGAACAGATCAAGGCACTACTACGAAGAAAGAGTTATGCAGAAGCTATTTCTTTGTTACAAGAGTTCGAGGCCGATGGGGAAATCTCAAATGACATGATTTCCTTTGTGCATGCACAACTTGGATTCTTGTTGTTTTTCGACTTGCGTTTCGAGGATGCTGTAAATCATTTCTTGCTCTCGGAAACTATGCAACCAGCAGAAATATTTCCATTCATCATGCGGGACCCTAATCGTTGGTCAGATCTG GTGCCAAGAAAGCGTTATTGGGGCTTGCATGCTCCCCCAAAGCCTCTTGAAGAAGTTATTGATGATGGGCTAGTAACACTTCAACAGGCATTGTTTCTCAAAAAGGCAGGTGTGGACACAGTTGTGGATGATGATTTCCTTTCAAATCCACCAAGCAGAGCTGATCTGCTGGAAGTAGCAATCAGAAATATTATCAG GTACCTGTGTGCATCCCGAGAGAAGGATTTATCTTCTTCAGAGATGGAAGGGGTTGATACTCTTCTGATGTATCTTTATAGAGCTCTCAATCTTGTTGATGACATGGAGAAGCTTGCATCATCTCAGAATAGCTGTGTTGTG GAGGAACTAGAATCACTTTTGGATGACTCTGGACATCTGCGGACGCTTGCATTCTTATATGGCAGTAAAGGAATGTGCTCCAAATCCCTTGGTATCTGGCGTATCTTAGCAAGGAATTACAGCACTGGTTTGTGGAAGGATCATGCAATCCTACCTGAAACTGACTCTCTTGAAACTTCTGTTGGTAAAATGTCTGGTGAGGAAATTGCTGCCGTTGAAGCCTCCAAGATACTTCAAGCATCATCTGATCAGGACCTTGTTCTGGAGCATCTTGGATGG GTGGCAGACATTGATCAAGAGCTTGCAACTGCAATTTTAACATCTGAAATGAGGGAAAAACAGCTTTCTCCTG AAAAGGTTGTTGCTGCCATTGATCCAGAGAAGGTTGGCATTCACCAAAG ATATTTGCAATGGTTGATTGAGGAACAGGAATGTGATGAGCCTCACTATCACACGTCATATGCATTGTCCCTCTCCAGATCTGCCATGGACGCAGTCCGTTTGGGATCCAACAATGAAGAGAGAAACAATAAAGAATTTGATTCTGATATGCAGTTCATTTATCTATTGAGGGAaaggttgcaattttttttgcaatcGTCAGATTTGTATGACCCAGAAGAAGTGCTATATGTGATTTCAGAATCTGAGCTATGGCTGGAAAAG GCTATTTTGTATAGGAAGATGGGCCAAGAGAACATTGTACTTCAGATATTAGCGCT GAAACTGGAGGATAGTGAAGCTGCTGAGCAGTACTGTGCAGAGATTGGTCGAGATGATGCCTATATTCA GCTGTTGGATTTGTATCTGGACCCCAAAAATGGGAAAGGACCCATGTTTACAGCAGCCGTTCGACTTCTCCATAACCATGGGGAATCATTGGATCCAATACAAGTGTTGGAG AGATTATCTGCTGATATGCCTCTTCAGCTAGCATCAGATACAATTTTGCGAATGCTGAGAGCCCGGGTGCACCATCATCGTCAAGGGCAG GTAGTTCATAATTTATCACGCGCAACGAACCTTGATGCACGGTTGACCAGATTAGAGGAGAGGTCAAGGCATGTGCAGCTAACTGACGAGAGCATATGTGATTCATGTCGAGCTCGCCTTGGCACCAAGCTGTTTGTCATGTACCCAGATGACTCAGTTGTATGCTACAGG TGCTACCGAAATCAAGGTGATTCTGCATCTCCACATGGACGCAACTTCAGGAAAG TGCTATGCGTCATGAAAGGAGAGCATATATAA
- the LOC4337547 gene encoding vacuolar sorting protein 3 isoform X1 — protein sequence MGSNTPPSRAALEPFATLDPAALAGLPASSPLTVRSAAISSPYLYLGTGGGKLLLFTLDSPSPDFLRLLPIGPTRPVSAILPLPAVARLLLLADGLLLLADPLLSRPVRRLGSVRNVAAVAARASESDDDRPSCSLAVSVGKKLLLVDLTLHDADELEVRTRDIALVDGVKALAWVGDSVFVGTASGYSLFSTTNAQGGDIFTLPESSRPPRVKPLSGGDEVMLLVDNVGVVVDRSGHPVGSSFVFNTTPDCIAEVYPYVVVAGDSKVDVYRRKNGAHLQAIPFARPGTGGLIVASEDAGIGSDVVVIATAYKVFCYRKVSAVEQIKALLRRKSYAEAISLLQEFEADGEISNDMISFVHAQLGFLLFFDLRFEDAVNHFLLSETMQPAEIFPFIMRDPNRWSDLVPRKRYWGLHAPPKPLEEVIDDGLVTLQQALFLKKAGVDTVVDDDFLSNPPSRADLLEVAIRNIIRYLCASREKDLSSSEMEGVDTLLMYLYRALNLVDDMEKLASSQNSCVVEELESLLDDSGHLRTLAFLYGSKGMCSKSLGIWRILARNYSTGLWKDHAILPETDSLETSVGKMSGEEIAAVEASKILQASSDQDLVLEHLGWVADIDQELATAILTSEMREKQLSPEKVVAAIDPEKVGIHQRYLQWLIEEQECDEPHYHTSYALSLSRSAMDAVRLGSNNEERNNKEFDSDMQFIYLLRERLQFFLQSSDLYDPEEVLYVISESELWLEKAILYRKMGQENIVLQILALKLEDSEAAEQYCAEIGRDDAYIQLLDLYLDPKNGKGPMFTAAVRLLHNHGESLDPIQVLERLSADMPLQLASDTILRMLRARVHHHRQGQVVHNLSRATNLDARLTRLEERSRHVQLTDESICDSCRARLGTKLFVMYPDDSVVCYRCYRNQGDSASPHGRNFRKGGIFKQSWLVSR from the exons ATGGGATCCAACACTCCACcctcccgcgccgccctcgaGCCCTTCGCCACCCTCgaccccgccgccctcgccggcctCCCAGCCTCCTCCCCGCTCaccgtccgctccgccgccatctcctccccATACCTCTACctcggcaccggcggcggcaagctcCTCCTCTTCACCCTCGATTCCCCCTCCCCCGacttcctccgcctcctccccatcGGCCCCACCCGCCCCGTCTCCGccatcctccccctccccgccgtcgcccgcctcctcctcctcgccgacggcctcctcctcctcgcggaccccctcctctcccgccccgTCCGCCGCCTCGGCTCCGTCCGCAacgttgccgccgtcgccgcccgcgcctccgaATCCGACGATGATCGCCCCTCCTGCTCCCTCGCGGTCTCCGTCGGGAAGAAGCTGCTCCTCGTTGACCTCACCCTACACGACGCCGACGAGTTGGAGGTGCGGACGCGTGACATCGCCCTCGTCGATGGCGTCAAGGCGCTCGCTTGGGTCGGGGACTCCGTCTTCGTCGGCACTGCCTCGGGCTACTCGCTCTTCTCCACCACGAACGCCCAAGGTGGCGATATATTCACGCTCCCTGAGTCCTCCAGGCCACCCAGGGTGAAGCCCCTGTCCGGGGGCGACGAGGTCATGCTGCTCGTCGACAATGTCGGGGTCGTCGTGGACCGATCGGGGCATCCCGTTGGAAGCAGCTTCGTCTTTAACACCACGCCGGATTGTATAGCGGAGGTGTACCCCTATGTTGTTGTTGCCGGGGACTCCAAGGTAGATGTCTACAGAAGAAAGAACGGCGCACATTTGCAGGCTATTCCTTTTGCAAGGCCTGGTACAGGTGGACTAATTGTAGCGAGCGAGGATGCCGGAATTGGCAGCGACGTAGTTGTGATTGCTACGGCTTATAAG GTATTTTGCTACCGTAAAGTATCAGCGGTGGAACAGATCAAGGCACTACTACGAAGAAAGAGTTATGCAGAAGCTATTTCTTTGTTACAAGAGTTCGAGGCCGATGGGGAAATCTCAAATGACATGATTTCCTTTGTGCATGCACAACTTGGATTCTTGTTGTTTTTCGACTTGCGTTTCGAGGATGCTGTAAATCATTTCTTGCTCTCGGAAACTATGCAACCAGCAGAAATATTTCCATTCATCATGCGGGACCCTAATCGTTGGTCAGATCTG GTGCCAAGAAAGCGTTATTGGGGCTTGCATGCTCCCCCAAAGCCTCTTGAAGAAGTTATTGATGATGGGCTAGTAACACTTCAACAGGCATTGTTTCTCAAAAAGGCAGGTGTGGACACAGTTGTGGATGATGATTTCCTTTCAAATCCACCAAGCAGAGCTGATCTGCTGGAAGTAGCAATCAGAAATATTATCAG GTACCTGTGTGCATCCCGAGAGAAGGATTTATCTTCTTCAGAGATGGAAGGGGTTGATACTCTTCTGATGTATCTTTATAGAGCTCTCAATCTTGTTGATGACATGGAGAAGCTTGCATCATCTCAGAATAGCTGTGTTGTG GAGGAACTAGAATCACTTTTGGATGACTCTGGACATCTGCGGACGCTTGCATTCTTATATGGCAGTAAAGGAATGTGCTCCAAATCCCTTGGTATCTGGCGTATCTTAGCAAGGAATTACAGCACTGGTTTGTGGAAGGATCATGCAATCCTACCTGAAACTGACTCTCTTGAAACTTCTGTTGGTAAAATGTCTGGTGAGGAAATTGCTGCCGTTGAAGCCTCCAAGATACTTCAAGCATCATCTGATCAGGACCTTGTTCTGGAGCATCTTGGATGG GTGGCAGACATTGATCAAGAGCTTGCAACTGCAATTTTAACATCTGAAATGAGGGAAAAACAGCTTTCTCCTG AAAAGGTTGTTGCTGCCATTGATCCAGAGAAGGTTGGCATTCACCAAAG ATATTTGCAATGGTTGATTGAGGAACAGGAATGTGATGAGCCTCACTATCACACGTCATATGCATTGTCCCTCTCCAGATCTGCCATGGACGCAGTCCGTTTGGGATCCAACAATGAAGAGAGAAACAATAAAGAATTTGATTCTGATATGCAGTTCATTTATCTATTGAGGGAaaggttgcaattttttttgcaatcGTCAGATTTGTATGACCCAGAAGAAGTGCTATATGTGATTTCAGAATCTGAGCTATGGCTGGAAAAG GCTATTTTGTATAGGAAGATGGGCCAAGAGAACATTGTACTTCAGATATTAGCGCT GAAACTGGAGGATAGTGAAGCTGCTGAGCAGTACTGTGCAGAGATTGGTCGAGATGATGCCTATATTCA GCTGTTGGATTTGTATCTGGACCCCAAAAATGGGAAAGGACCCATGTTTACAGCAGCCGTTCGACTTCTCCATAACCATGGGGAATCATTGGATCCAATACAAGTGTTGGAG AGATTATCTGCTGATATGCCTCTTCAGCTAGCATCAGATACAATTTTGCGAATGCTGAGAGCCCGGGTGCACCATCATCGTCAAGGGCAG GTAGTTCATAATTTATCACGCGCAACGAACCTTGATGCACGGTTGACCAGATTAGAGGAGAGGTCAAGGCATGTGCAGCTAACTGACGAGAGCATATGTGATTCATGTCGAGCTCGCCTTGGCACCAAGCTGTTTGTCATGTACCCAGATGACTCAGTTGTATGCTACAGG TGCTACCGAAATCAAGGTGATTCTGCATCTCCACATGGACGCAACTTCAGGAAAGGTGGTATATTTAAACAAAGCTGGCTCGTTAGTAGATAA
- the LOC4337548 gene encoding polygalacturonase inhibitor-like, translating into MMMMMTMDVKLLLLLLLSVLLLSAASMAKDDDEQQQKVQCHEDDEAALLAIDDALGNPYNLASWTRNTSCCDWYDVDCDQDSGRVVSLSVFQDTNLTGAIPDAIANLTHLRTLLLHHLPSLSGPIPDSLAALTDLTHLTISWTAVSGPVPSFLANLTSLTMLDLSFNSLTGLIPPSLAALTNLSAINLSRNRLSGPIPPGLFSNLQLQDDDDEVYLRLSHNNLSGSVPADLLAAANLALVDLSRNALTGDASAVFRRARYVDLSRNGFVFNMSGVEFAEETYYVDVSHNAIRGGIPAQVANLTNLQTFNVSYNKMCGAVPAMPRFDAYCYQHNKCLCGAPLATACRRR; encoded by the coding sequence atgatgatgatgatgaccatGGATGTGaagctcctgctgctgctgctgctgtccgtCCTCCTCCTGTCTGCTGCCTCCATGGCCAAGGACGACgatgagcagcagcagaaggTGCAATGCCAtgaggacgacgaggcggcgcttCTGGCCATCGACGACGCCCTCGGGAACCCCTACAATTTGGCGTCGTGGACGCGCAACACCTCCTGCTGCGACTGGTACGACGTGGACTGCGACCAGGACTCTGGCCGCGTCGTCTCCCTCTCCGTCTTCCAGGACACCAACCTCACCGGCGCCATCCCCGACGCCATCGCCAACCTCACCCACCTCcgcaccctcctcctccaccacctccccagCCTCTCCGGCCCCATCCCCGACTCCCTCGCCGCCCTCACCGACCTCACCCACCTCACCATCTCCTGGACCGCCGTCTCCGGCCCCGTCCCCTCCTTCCTCGCCAACCTCACCTCCCTCACCATGCTCGATCTCTCCTTCAACTCCCTCACCGGCCTCATCCCGccctccctcgccgccctcACCAATCTCTCCGCCATCAACCTCAGCCGCAACCGCCTCTCCGGCCCCATCCCGCCGGGCCTCTTCTCCAACCTGCAGCtgcaggacgacgacgacgaggtgtaCCTCCGGCTGTCGCACAACAACCTGTCCGGGAGCGTCCCGGCGGACctgctggcggcggcgaacctGGCGCTGGTGGACCTGTCGCGGAACGCGCTGACCGGCGACGCgtcggcggtgttccggcgggCAAGGTACGTGGACCTGTCGCGAAACGGCTTCGTCTTCAACATGTCCGGCGTGGAGTTCGCGGAGGAGACGTACTACGTGGACGTGAGCCACAACGCCATCCGCGGGGGGATCCCGGCGCAGGTGGCCAACCTCACCAACCTGCAGACGTTCAACGTCAGCTACAACAAGATGTGCGGCGCGGTGCCCGCCATGCCCAGGTTCGACGCCTACTGCTACCAACACAACAAATGCCTCTGCGGCGCTCCCCTCGCCACCGCCTGCCGTCGTCGATAA
- the LOC4337549 gene encoding polygalacturonase inhibitor encodes MRAMVVVLVLAAAGAAAATTKKKECNAGDKAALLAIKKALGDPYHFASWTPDNLCCEWYDVTCDDTTDRVVGLSVFQDANLTGTIPDAVAGLTHLRTLTWHHLPQISGPIPPAIAKLNRLSLLIISWTAVSGPVPSFLGGLKSLTLLDLSFNSLTGAIPPSLAALPFLSGIDISRNRLTGPLPPALFSKLNTTQQGGAYLRLSRNNLTGGIPAEYGGVAFEVMDLSRNALSFDMTGLRLQEGVSSLDLSHNMLYGGVPAQVAGLSSLQDFNVSYNRLCGELPAGAARFDQYSFFHNKCLCGPPLPTPCN; translated from the coding sequence ATGCGCGCCATGGTCGTCGTTCTTGTgctcgccgcggccggcgccgccgctgccaccacgaAGAAGAAGGAGTGCAACGCCGGCGACAAGGCCGCACTGCTGGCCATCAAGAAGGCCCTCGGCGACCCCTACCACTTCGCCTCCTGGACGCCCGACAACCTCTGCTGCGAATGGTACGACGTCACCTGCGACGACACCACCGACCGCGTCGTCGGCCTCTCCGTCTTCCAGGACGCCAACCTCACCGGCACCAtccccgacgccgtcgccggcctcacCCACCTCCGCACCCTCACGTGGCACCACCTCCCCCAGATCTCCGGCCCCATCCCGCCGGCGATCGCCAAGCTcaaccgcctctccctcctcatcATCTCCTGGACCGCCGTCTCCGGCCCCGTCCCCTCCTTCCTCGGCGGGCTCAAGAGCCTCACCCTCCTCGATCTCTCCTTCAACTCCCTCACCGGCGCCAtcccgccgtcgctcgccgccctccccttccTCAGCGGCATCGACATCAGCCGCAACCGCCTCACCGGCCCCCTGCCGCCGGCGCTCTTCAGCAAGCTCAACACCACGCAGCAGGGCGGCGCCTACCTGAGGCTGTCGCGGAACAACCTCACCGGCGGCATCCCGGCCGAgtacggcggcgtggcgttcgAGGTGATGGACCTGTCGCGCAACGCGCTGAGCTTCGACATGACCGGGCTGCGGCTGCAGGAAGGGGTGAGCTCGCTGGACCTCAGCCACAACATGCTGTACGGCGGCGTGCCGGCGCAGGTGGCCGGGCTGAGCAGCCTGCAGGACTTCAACGTCAGCTACAACCGCCTCTGCGGCGAgctgcccgccggcgccgcgaggTTCGATCAGTactccttcttccacaacaagTGCCTCTGCGGACCGCCGCTCCCTACTCCCTGCAATTAA
- the LOC136356449 gene encoding uncharacterized protein: MEVLQAERAEVDAAWARVEEGRRSVEAMVEAGRKAHRRHASELEARRRDLAEIAREVEDERETALIATAVFNAVRDDLCLLYGSQAAELEKKLDASRQREEALEARATVLEERARALDTKERELAGREAAVAIREATLAAHEAACAEEESALRLREDELTEQERALEEAEAAAQRREELARLNLEGARAERAALDQRAAEFEARAKELDARACSGGAAAGDGDLAARLAAAEHTITELQGALDSSAGEVEALRLAGEVGPGMLRDAVSRLDRAGRQVGLWGGRTMKYAANQGGLAQRLSEMAGTLQRLPEELEEAIKSSSRDLARGAVELALASYQARNPDFSPWAALEEFPPGTEDGARARVRDAADHIVHSFEGTAPRLAFALDSDEEGGDDGADDSDDEADGPGASE; encoded by the coding sequence atggaggtcctgcaggcagagcgggcggaggtcgatgcggcgtgggcgcgcgtcgaagaggggcggcgctcggtggaagccatggtggaggcgggccgcaaggcacaccgccggcacgcctcagagctcgaggcccgtcgtagggacctggcggagatcgccagggaagTGGAGGacgagcgggagactgccctcatcgccaccgccgtgttcAACGCGGTGCGGGACGACCTCTGCCTCCTATACGGGAGCcaggcggcggagctagagaagaagctcgacgcgtcccggcagcgcgaagaggcccttgaggctcgcgccacggtgctggaggagcgcgcccgcgccctggacACGAAGGAGAGGGAACTGGCGggtcgcgaggccgccgtcgccatccgggaggcaacgctggcggcgcacgaggccgcctgcgccgaagaggagtccgcactccgcctccgcgaggacgagcTCACTGAGcaggagcgagctctcgaggaggccgaggctgcggcgcagcggcgggaggagctGGCGCGCctcaatctggaaggcgcccgcgccgagagggccgcactggatcagcgggccgctgaattCGAGGCGCgagcgaaggagctggacgcgagagcgTGCAGCggtggggcggccgcgggcgacggcgacctagccgcccgcctcgcagccgccgaacacaccatcaccgagctgcagggcgcgctggactcgtccgccggggaggtcgaagccctccgcttggcgggcgaggtagggcctggcatgcttcgggacgccgtctcccgtctagaccgtgccgggcggcaggtgggcctctggggcgggcggaccatgaaatacgccgccaaccaggggggcctcgcccagcgcctctcagagatggccgggaccctccagcggctccccgaggagctcgaggaggcgatcaagtcatcctcgagggacctcgcccggggggcggtggagctcgcactggcaagctaccaggccaggaaccctgacttctccccgtgggcagcgctggaagagttccctcccggaaccgaggatGGCGCACGTGCGagggtccgggacgccgccgaccacatcgtccacagcttcgagggtacagCCCCTCGACTCGCGTTCgcgctcgactccgacgaggagggcggtgacgacggcgcggacgacagcgacgacgaggccgacggCCCGGgggcgtcggagtga
- the LOC4337550 gene encoding polygalacturonase inhibitor, translating to MEMARAVVLLLLAVAALSCTSAAASGPSCHADDSAALLAVKAAFNNASFEYWTPEFPCCDWYGVDCGDDYLPSDDRVINLAITRDDNITGTIPGDAIAGLTRLRYITFFKVPGITGPIPAALANISGLRVLTISHTAVSGPIPSFIGDKFTDLGILDLSFNSLTGAIPASLAKPPKLNSIDLSRNRLTGSIPRLLLSKAGQQAFLTMSHNNLTGRIPAEFGAVNFVQIDLSRNQLTGDASMLFGSGKKELVSAYLSRNALSFNMSQLQLPEELNFLDVSHNSIYGSIPAQMANMTDMQLLNVSYNRLCGVVPTGGNMPSFDAYCFQHNKCLCGAPLSHCTH from the coding sequence ATGGAAATggcgcgcgccgtcgtcctgctcctgctggcggtggcggcgttgaGCTGCACTagtgcggcggcgtcggggccgAGCTGCCACGCCGACGACAGCGCCGCTCTGCTGGCCGTGAAGGCGGCCTTCAACAACGCCTCCTTCGAGTACTGGACGCCCGAATTCCCCTGCTGCGACTGGTACGGCGTCGACTGCGGCGACGACTACCTCCCCTCCGACGACCGCGTCATCAACCTCGCCATCACACGCGACGACAACATCACCGGCACCATCCCCGGCGACGCCATCGCCGGCCTCACCCGCCTCCGGTACATCACCTTCTTCAAGGTCCCAGGCATCACGGGCCCCAtccccgccgcgctcgccaACATCTCCGGCCTCAGGGTGCTCACCATCTCCCACACCGCCGTCTCCGGCCCCATCCCGTCCTTCATCGGCGACAAGTTCACCGACCTCGGAATCCTCGATCTCTCCTTCAACTCGCTCACCGGCGCCATCCCGGCGAGCCTCGCCAAGCCCCCGAAGCTGAACTCCATCGACCTCAGCCGCAACCGCCTCACCGGGAGCATCCCGCGGCTGCTGCTGAGCAAGGCCGGGCAGCAAGCGTTCCTGACGATGTCCCACAACAACCTGACGGGGAGGATCCCGGCGGAGTTCGGCGCCGTCAACTTCGTGCAGATCGACCTGTCGCGCAACcagctcaccggcgacgcgTCGATGCTGTTCGGGTCGGGGAAGAAGGAGCTCGTCAGCGCGTACCTGTCGCGCAACGCGCTGAGCTTCAACATGTCGCAGCTGCAGCTGCCGGAAGAGCTGAATTTCCTGGACGTGAGCCACAACTCCATCTACGGCAGCATCCCGGCGCAGATGGCCAACATGACGGACATGCAGCTGCTCAACGTCAGCTACAACAGGCTCTGCGGCGTGGTGCCCACCGGCGGCAACATGCCCAGCTTCGATGCCTACTGCTTCCAGCACAACAAGTGCCTCTGCGGCGCGCCGCTTTCTCACTGCACCCATTGA